Proteins encoded in a region of the Patagioenas fasciata isolate bPatFas1 chromosome 21, bPatFas1.hap1, whole genome shotgun sequence genome:
- the PSRC1 gene encoding proline/serine-rich coiled-coil protein 1 isoform X1, whose protein sequence is MAEEQDVRFVTEESFDFSFVSPSDSREEEDEDEDKDIPGGASGRWSPLSGARLEEMVREATRLAAQLEQCHLPPRGTPPTPRSPRRQTFVVKDSPVRALLPTVESPPAATRSPPAKPRGAPTATSVPSTRKVPSSCHPTAVPKGPPGARVPPASRMGPPRPCPPQGQGAGMRGKAEPPRAGTAGTGSEGGTGTRMGTTRGPKATPKPRHGVGGSGCPRLAPTPPLSPGQTKARGGTAPAPPATRQPRTRATAVPVPSGHPPAPSATPRTAGRTPAGGAAPGGRASAPRGAGAARAAPPPTGSGCKPGPPPSRLRPPRKTAMSSTPR, encoded by the exons ATGGCCGAGGAGCAAG ATGTCCGCTTTGTCACTGAGGAGAGCTTCGACTTCAGCTTCGTGTCCCCTTCCGACAG CCgggaggaagaggatgaggatgaggacaaGGACATCCCCGGGGGGgccagcgggcgctggagcccccTGAGCGGCGCCCGGCTGGAGGAGATGGTGAGGGAGGCCACCCGGCTGGCGGCACAGCTGGAGCAGTGCCACCTGCCCCCCCGGGGGACGCCCCCCacgccccgcagcccccgccgccagACCTTCGTGGTCAAGGACAGCCCCGTGCGGGCGCTGCTGCCCACCGTGGAGTCCCCCCCCGCCGCCACCCGCTCCCCCCCCGCCAAGCCCCGGGGTGCCCCCactgccaccagtgtccccagcacccggAAG GTCCCCTCCAGCTGTCACCCCACAGCGGTGCCGAAGGGACCCCCCGGGGCCAGGGTGCCCCCCGCTAGCAGGATGGGCCCCCCCCGGCCTTGccctccccagggacaggggGCTGGGATGCGGGGCAAGGCCGAGCCCCCCCGGGCCGGGACAGCAGGTACCGGCTCtgagggggggacagggacaaggatggggacaacCAGGGGGCCAAAAGCCACCCCCAAGCCTCgccatggggtgggggggtcagggtgcccCCGCCTCGCCCccaccccccctctctccccaggcCAGACAAAGGCAAGGGGGGGCACAGCCCCTGCCCCCCCCGCCACCCGCCAGCCCCGCACCAGGGCCAccgctgtccccgtcccctctGGCCACCCCCCCGCGCCCAGTGCCACCCCCAGGACAGCCGGCCGGACCCCGGCGGGGGGGGCAGCACCGGGCGGGAGGGCATCTGCACCCAGAG GTGCGGGGGCGGCGCGGGCGGCCCCACCACCCACTGGCTCGGGGTGCAAACCAGGGCCCCCCCCCAGCCGCCTGCGTCCCCCCCGGAAGACGGCAATGAGCAGCACCCCCAGGTGA
- the PSRC1 gene encoding proline/serine-rich coiled-coil protein 1 isoform X2, whose translation MAEEQDVRFVTEESFDFSFVSPSDSREEEDEDEDKDIPGGASGRWSPLSGARLEEMVREATRLAAQLEQCHLPPRGTPPTPRSPRRQTFVVKDSPVRALLPTVESPPAATRSPPAKPRGAPTATSVPSTRKVPSSCHPTAVPKGPPGARVPPASRMGPPRPCPPQGQGAGMRGKAEPPRAGTAGQTKARGGTAPAPPATRQPRTRATAVPVPSGHPPAPSATPRTAGRTPAGGAAPGGRASAPRGAGAARAAPPPTGSGCKPGPPPSRLRPPRKTAMSSTPR comes from the exons ATGGCCGAGGAGCAAG ATGTCCGCTTTGTCACTGAGGAGAGCTTCGACTTCAGCTTCGTGTCCCCTTCCGACAG CCgggaggaagaggatgaggatgaggacaaGGACATCCCCGGGGGGgccagcgggcgctggagcccccTGAGCGGCGCCCGGCTGGAGGAGATGGTGAGGGAGGCCACCCGGCTGGCGGCACAGCTGGAGCAGTGCCACCTGCCCCCCCGGGGGACGCCCCCCacgccccgcagcccccgccgccagACCTTCGTGGTCAAGGACAGCCCCGTGCGGGCGCTGCTGCCCACCGTGGAGTCCCCCCCCGCCGCCACCCGCTCCCCCCCCGCCAAGCCCCGGGGTGCCCCCactgccaccagtgtccccagcacccggAAG GTCCCCTCCAGCTGTCACCCCACAGCGGTGCCGAAGGGACCCCCCGGGGCCAGGGTGCCCCCCGCTAGCAGGATGGGCCCCCCCCGGCCTTGccctccccagggacaggggGCTGGGATGCGGGGCAAGGCCGAGCCCCCCCGGGCCGGGACAGCAG gcCAGACAAAGGCAAGGGGGGGCACAGCCCCTGCCCCCCCCGCCACCCGCCAGCCCCGCACCAGGGCCAccgctgtccccgtcccctctGGCCACCCCCCCGCGCCCAGTGCCACCCCCAGGACAGCCGGCCGGACCCCGGCGGGGGGGGCAGCACCGGGCGGGAGGGCATCTGCACCCAGAG GTGCGGGGGCGGCGCGGGCGGCCCCACCACCCACTGGCTCGGGGTGCAAACCAGGGCCCCCCCCCAGCCGCCTGCGTCCCCCCCGGAAGACGGCAATGAGCAGCACCCCCAGGTGA